TGCTTTGAAGCCACTATTTACAcccagcctgctgctgaagTTTTCTGCAGTCACAGTTTCTTAAATGGTGGAATTCTATCCAAGGCTGGACCTGGAGCCCTTTTTCAAATGGTGGAGCAGGGGCAGGCAAGCACaatcagccctgctctgccttccagGGTCAGGGTGGCCTTGGCTGTGCCCTTGTGTCCTGGGCTGACAGAGGGACCACATGTCCTATGGAGTGTGTGTCCTATGTGTCCTATGGAGTGTGTGTCCTATGTGTCCTATGCATGTCCTGTGAGGAgcgactgagggagctggggttgttaAGCATGGGAAAAAGGAGCCTCAGGAGGGACTTTATCACTCTCTGGAACCACCcaaaaggaggctgtagccaggtgggggtcagcctcttctcgCAGGCAGAtactgacaggacaagaggaaatgacctAACGCTGTGCCAGgaaaggtttaggttggatattaggaggaatttcttcacataAAGGGTGATTAGatattggaatgggctgcccagggaggtggtgcagtcaccgtccctggaggtgtttaaggaaaggcCGGACGCGGCAGTCAGTCTATGGTCTATAGCCACGGTGGCGTtcagtcacaggttggactcggGGACTCAGAGGttcttttcccactgaaatgaTTCTGTGCAAGGGGGAACACTGCCATGCAGCgagccccagctgtccccagacGCCGGGTGTGCGCTCAGCACAGCACGGCACGGCACACGGAGGGTCCCAGCGGAGGCCGGGAACGCGGGCCGCGCTTCCCCGGGCAGCGGAGTCCCCGCGTCCTTGGGCCGCGCGTCCCGCCCCGCCGCAAGGCGGCGCCGTCCCGCCGCAGCGAGGCGCTCCCGCGGGCCGCGGCCTCGCGCCACGCGGAAGCGGAAGCGGCGCACGCGGGGTGGCGCGTCCCGGCGGCTGCGGGTGAGGCGAGCGGGGGGTCCCGTCCGGGCAGCGGGAGCGAGCGACGCGAGGCCGGGCTCTGCCTGCCGGGGGACGCGCCTGAGCCGGCGGCGGGGCGTGCGGGTGAACCCTAGCATCGGCGAAGGGCGCTTTTCCCGCTGGGCTCTtcccggggtgtccccccgCCGGCCGAGCTCCGCCCGCCGGGGGCAGCTGCCGGCGGTGGCCTCTGGCTCCGGTGTGATTCGCGGTGTTACCCGGCCTTGTCCTGCGGAGGCTGCTCGGTGCTGCCGCCAGAGAGGGGCGGTGCGGCTTCGggcttttaaataaaagggGCGCTTTTCTCTCGTTGCAGACACTTTCCAGGTCTTCCTTCCGGAGAACGTGAGAGCCGCCTCGGCGCCAGCCTGCTGGGGTTCACTGGTTGTTAAGTAGATTTGGGAGCGGTGTGACATCCTGCCGCCGGTCCCTTCCCTCCTGAGAAAGGGTAGCTGCTTTCTGAGCAATCACATACCAACATCATGTATTCCTAGGACTGTCATCAACTTCTAGTTTTCTATTCAGAGGCCTTACAGAGATTTAATTACCTATAGGCTCTAGTGGTTGTAAAGTAATTTAAGATGTTTGTACTACTCGGTTGTAATTATCTAATTCACTCTTGTGTTAAGAGACTTCGTTTTAACTTGGGAATGGTTAAATCGccaaagaattaaattatttatggaTAAGGGCTATTTTATTTGACTACTGTTGGCCTGCAACTTAAACTtgcatcttttatttttttatcctatGCCTTTTCTTTGTTATGGCTGCTGCAACAATAGTTCATGATACATCAGAAGCTGTAGAGCTCTGTGCTCCCTGTGGGTTATACCTTAAACCCATTACAAAAATGACCATCAGTGTGGCACTTCCTCAGCTGAAGCAACCGGGAAAATCCATTTCGAACTGGGAAGTGATGGAAAGATTGAAGGGGATGGTGCAAACTCATCAGTTTTCCACTCTGCGGATTTCTAAAAGCACAATGGATTTCATTAGGTTTGAAGGAGAGGTCGAGAACAAAAGTTTGGTTAAATCTTTTCTGGCATGCCTTGATGGCAAAACAATAAAGCTGAGCGGCTtctctgacattttaaaagtgcGTGCTGCAGAATACAAGATTGACTTTCCTACCAGACATGACTGGGACTCATTTTTCCGTGATGCAAAAGATATGAACGAAACCTTGCCTGGGGAAAGGCCAGACACTATTCACCTGGAGGGTTTGCCTTGTAAGTGGTTTGCAGCAAAGGAGACTGGCTCGGAAAAGCCAAGCGAAGAAGTTCTTATAAAAGTTTTCCAGAAATTTGGAGAAATCCGTAATGTGGACATACCCATGCTGGACCCTTACAGAGAAGAAATGACGGGCAGGAATTTTCACACTTTCAGCTTTGGAGGCCATTTAAACTTTGAAGCCTATGTTCAGTACCGGGAGTATGCAGGATTCATCGAGGCCATGAACGCCCTGCGAGGGATGAAGCTGATGTACAAGGGCGATGATGGCAAAGCAGTGGCTTGCAATATAAAGGTGAGAGACTGCAGCCTTTTGTGTGGGAGCCCACATGAAGGACTGAGAACAATTAAATGTTATTTCCATAGTGCTTGAAACCTTTATATGTATACCACAGTGATGGCAACAGGTGACACTGATGGCATTAATGTAGCTTTATGGGACAGAcataatacaatttttaaaggaaaatgttgGTAGAAAAATGTGTTATTAGGCTATGTATTTAGTCACATGACTAAAGTGAgtggggttttgcttttttccttaacaAGATGGTTCTAGAAATGAGAACTGTTGATGGAAGGATCAAGTTCATGAACAAAATTTTCTAAAttgctttagaaaataataTGTGTTTATAAATCGCGATTTCACTTAAAATTCCAGTTGTGAACAAGTTCAGACAAATTTCACCAGAAGATTGACTGTAAAGTGCATTATTCTTTCATGTGTTCACTACAGAGAGACATTTTGGGGAAGAATTTCACCATCTCTGTATTTGATCCCTGCATTGATAGCTAGGGCAACCAGTCAAAGATCAGAACTAAAAGGTTTAGTAGCATGTTGGCCTTTCTGGTCTGGGAAATACACAGTTAATCATTAGTGTACCTGATATACAGGAAGGTCCTGCGAAAATTTAAATGATAATTTTCATTTGTAGCACAGCTTCCTGTAAATTGCCTGTGCTTATTTCATGATATTTACGTACAGAGTTTTCcagaagtaattttctgtaATCTCATTGTTTTAGAAATAACAGCTGTGACAGGAGGGAACAAGGCAGTCTGTTCAGATGTAGTGTCTTTGAAAGTGCAGCCTCCAGAAAACTTACTCTGGGAGTGGTCCCTGCATTTACATATCGGTTGAGTGAAATGTTTGTGGATGTATTTTGGTATGCTCATTAGTCATTCATCAAACCAGGGagtgtatttcagaaaaaactTTTGTGTGATGTGGGAACATACAGATATTTATTCAAATTGTAGTTTAGTCAGTGTAAGTAAAATACTGTAATCTTTTATCTTGTTATCAAAGCTTGTCAGTTATGGAATAGAAACTGTGCCTTGACCTGGTGAAATTCAAACTGTCATTTACGTGCAGGTGATCAGGGTTCCAAATTTAGTATGGCTGTGCAAGAAGAGTCATgccttcctggctgctgccctgtCAGGACAGCAGCTCTCTGTCATACAAGGTCACCACACCTTGTTCGTTTGTACTTATTGTCCTCTCAGTCTGTTAGTGAAACATAATTTTGCATAAAGCCTGAGTAGATTAAACTGCTGAGGTTGTGCTCCTTGTTCTCTACCCCACGGTTCAATGACCACGGGTCTGTGGAAATGTGTTACaaatccctgcctgcctgccctcagAATTGGAGATTAGGACACTAGGGCTCTCATGTCTGGTGGTGTCCTGTTCCAGCACGCAGCTGGACATGACCAAGATGTGTTTATATATCCTGGAAGCTGAGCCTTCTGAAGTCTCATTTTTCagatgtgtgtgtatttcttttcttttctttttgttcccaTTACTTGGGATCTTCTGCCCAGCGTATCTCAATTTGAGAATCTTGGTTTTAGAATTGGTGAGGAGGCTTGAACCAGGTGCTGAATGCTGTAGAACTATGTCTTCTGCTGAATTTAAGGATCACAATTTTAGACAGAAAGGAAGGCCTTCATTTAAACCTATTTCTACGTAGTGCTGTACAGTCCCTAGCAGCTTGCATTAATTAAGAGTTCTGTGCATGCCCATTCTGACACATTGAAAACATTGGACAGACAGAGCCTCAGCCACactggggtttatttttggttGTGGGACACAGAAGTGGTATCTGATTTTGCTACTTGTGTGCACACATTTAGTATCCAATTACCTGGCTACAGTAGGTGGTGTTTTCTCTGGGCACATGGAGAAGTTCCCTTTGTTTTGAAGAAGGTTTTACACATCTGATTGTACTTACACCAAGATCTAAGTTAAAATTGTCAGGTTGtaatttttgattatttttctgtttccttaaaACTGTTTTCAATTGTATCATGTAAAGGTTTCTTTTGACTCAACAAAACACCTCAGTGATGCATCAATTAAGAAGCGTCAACTTGAAAGGCAAAAGCTTCAAGAGCTtgaaaagcagagggaagaacAAAAACGTAAAGAGAAAGAAGCTgaggagaaacaaaaagaagaagaaaggtaTTTGTCGCTTATTGTTCAGTTATAGCTTTAACAGTCAGGCCTAACTGCTCATTCATATCAGCATCAAAAGatagaaaacaaacacaagttGCATGTAGCTAAAGTGAAGCACTTAAAGCTGAGTGTGGTTTAGTTCACTACTTAATGCATATGTTCAGTTCAAAATATTAAACCTGCAAAATACTCAATTTCCTAAAAGTGTTGCCATTAGACACCTAGTTTCAGAGACCCTTGGCCTTTAGCAAAAGCTACCATTTTGTCctaatcacagaaataaaacccacCACCACTGCACACATTCATTGGCTTGATATTCTTCTTCTGGCTGTGATAATTTTCTGCCCAGCTGCCTCATGCATTGTTATTGTCTCTGGTCAAAGTTCAAAACACAATTCTTTGctgtagcaatttttttttgtttgaattctAACTTGTTAAAAATAGACAGAATATGACTGTTTGCTATTACAAGTAAGGGTTAAAATGTTCAGTTTTCTACTTTTGTTCTTCATCAACATGACttatttagaaacaaatttACTTGAAGTATAAAATGTACTATACATACAATAGGAGTTTGAAATTGTGCTTTGCCTAGATAAGGCAAGAGTATTTATCTCTTTTTAGGAAGCAGAGAGAGCTTGAAGAatatgagagagagagaaaaagagaagaaaagttgcgcaagagagaacagaaacagaaagatcGTGAAGTTCGACGGAGCAAAAAGCAACTTGAAAAGCTTCAAGctgaagaacagagaaaacTTCAAGAGAAGATAAGGCTAGAAGAAAGGAGGCTCCTGTTAGCTCAGAGAAATCTTCAGTCCATTAGACTAATTGCAGAACTGCTAAGCAGAGCAAAGGTAActtcaatatttatttcagaagctAATGAAGaatccaacagaaaaaaaaagccctttgcTGGCTTGAGAGGAGGTGGGGAGCACTGTTCACTAAACACAAGGTTTactcctctgcagctgctaTTCCTTAGACcaaaatttcagaaaagcaCAATGAAACAGTGTTTGTTTCTTGGTAAGATATGCACTTGTAGGTAAATGGAAAGTGAGGTTGAACCTAGAGTCCTGAATAGCATTTTTTATCTGTAAATTAATTGTCAGGTTTTCTTAAATCCAGTAGAAGAGTGTGTGAGCATGATGAAATGAGGTAACCACAGAGGATAAGATGCAAGACTCCTTTTCTAATTCTAGTTTGGATGCTGTTTCCCATCTGCCTCACAGCAATTCTGTTCACTGTTCTTTGCAGTTTCAGAGCAACTAAACTAATGAACTTTCATTGGTCAGTGTTTGAAATGTGCAGAATGATTCTTCTATAGGAAAAGTACTGTCAGCAAAGGTTTCAAATGTTAGATCTTGTCTCTCTAAcagtgctgttattttttttcactgaaacacTGAAGTTTAAGACTTGGATAAAACCATATTAGGGTGCACTGAATGTGAAATACTTTCTGTAGAAATGAAAAGCTGCGTggaaaagcacagctttttttcttgatgcCAGTGCACTTTGGGAGTGTTTTTGAACTCACAGTACTATGTACAGATCAGTTGCAAACTAGAAGAAGGGAGAAATGCCTTTTGCAGGCTTTTTAACTTTGTAGCTGTGGAATAGAAAGGTTGTCTGATGAAACAGAGAGTGTGTTTCTTTCATTTAGAGAATTCTGAGGTCTGTACTAATCCACTTGACTAGGTCAGAATAGAAAAAGGTTTGAACCTTTTCCAGTATCGTGAATTTTTAAAGTGGTTGACAAAATGACAGACAGTTTCTACATAATAATTGTCCATTtaattatttgctgtttttGTGGACTTAGTGTAAAGTCATCTACGAGCCACAGATGGCAAGCATCTAAAAGAAgttcttttcaataaaatttaaaaccttttaaatttgactgaattttgaaattttaaaattgactGAAACCTTCAAGTTTTGACCctgataaatatatttcagtagACTGCAGATTTCACATGTTGTTACTTTTGTTATATTAAGGAGACATGAAGACAAAACTTCCTCTCAAGAATTGTGGGCAAATAATGTTTCAACTCACAGCAGTTTTGGATTAGTGGGTTTTGTTGGTTGATTggctttgactttttttttcctttgaaaaggaaaCACCATTTTATTTTGGGATGGCTAAGTTCTGTTGATTGGATTCTATTGCCACATTGCTGCTTTTGTGTTATGTTGTAACTTGGAAGCAGGAGCAGGTATTTTTTGTTCACTCTTCCATTTGACTGTCTTTCAGACAGTAAAGCTTTTGGAGCAAGAGCAGAATGAAGAAAAGATTTGTCTTCAGCAGCTAGAGGAGAGACGAAGGCTCCAGGAGGCTGAGCTTAAACgtgtggaagaggaaaaagagagagcaCTGGGgttgcagagaaaagaaaaggaactgaGGGAGAAACTACTGAACAATCTTCTGAGCAAAAAAATGGATGCAGTTaatcaaaacaaagaagaaaccAAAGCACCTCAGACTGACGTGCTGAAAAACCCTAGCGCTGTTCCCCACACTGTGTCATCCAGCTGCATCACTTCTACCTCAGGACAGGCTGTTACAGGCAAACTGGCTCCTGGCTCTCAAATAGAAGTAGCATCCCCTGAAAGTGTAAACACTCAATGCAAATACTTAAATGGCAACATTCACGACAAAGTTCATATCAAAGAAGGTCAGAATCTTCCCACTACAGACTCTGAGAGGTGTTCTGACAAAAGGGGTTCAGGGGTGCTTTCATGTGATCCCGCCGATAACCAGGACCAGAAGAGCCTCTCTAGCTATGACCAGAACACTTGCAAGAAGGACTTGCCCTGTGAGCAGGACAAACGTGGAACAGAGccaaggagaagaaagagccaTTCATGTAGCAGCATAAACAGTGATGAGAGTAAGGGTAGACgggagagcagcaggcacagaagAGATGTGAGTTACCGGGATGAAAAGCATAGGAAAGACAGGAGGTATTACAGACACTCCAGCAGAAGTTACAGCCCTCGCCGAAGCCGCAGTCCTCGGCGAAGAAGCTCAAGCCCCAGACGTTCCCGCTACAGAAGAACGCGGAGTAGGGAACGGAGGCGGGACAGAAGAGAAAGGAGTCGTAGTCGCAGAAGTGTGAGCAGGAGACGAAGGCACCGGAGGTGATCACTGAATAAGCAAAGGAGTAATTAGAGTGTGTAATGGAGGCCTTGGCTCCTTTGAAAAGCTATGGTAGGACAAAAGGGCCACAAAATTGGACACCAGACCTCATTGGTGTGACTGCTATAGAAAACACAATTGTTTCAACCAATTCTTACCTTGCATCTAGTCCCCGAAATCAAGAAAAGAGATGCCTGATTTTTTTGACCTTCCTTCCTTTGTTGTCTCGTTTTAGGTGTCTACCACGGTGTAGGTATAATCACCTGTGCTTGTGCTCAAGTTCCTAAAGTGCTAAAAGCCAacctgttttcttcagtttcagttttttaaaCCTTAATTTtagtgaatttaatttttatcacCTAATTTGGCTTAAGAAATACATAGTTGCCAGTTATAGGAACTTCAAGAGATGACAAGCTATTACATACAGATTTGATTTAAAGTGTTTCCTGGTGCATTCAATGAAATCACGTTTAACAAAGTAGAGTTTTTATTGATTGAGGTGGATAGCAGGACttggatattttttcttaaaattgaCTATAAAGTTATGCAGGATACCTTTTAAACTGCTTTGATTCCTTCATATGTCTGTATGATGCCAGCTTTGTGGCCCAAGTTATTCTGGCATGTAATGCCTTTGTATAATACTTTCCATGTAAGAGAGGCACACCTGGTGTAGGAAGTAACAAGCAGTGGTAAAATGGTTGAAAGTTGTTCTGATATTTTTGTTGACATATTTGGCTTTGTAATTATGTCAGGTGGTATAGGGCTACTTGAAACTTTTTTTCAGGTACGTAAAGAGCTAAACATTGTCTTGAAAAAGGGGCCTTcttgctaaattatttttacttgtgTTGTTCAAAAGTAAGGCTGCAGTGTCTCTTGTTAAATCCATTTAAGaatacttttgcttttaaaatgcagctcagGAATATTAAAAGCTATAATGTTACAGTGAAAgagtttattttgcatttttatggtaaaattaaaaagaaaactgtttccAGTGAACTGAAGTTGCTGTTTTCATATGTCAGTATACTAAAATCTACAGAAGTGTTAAGAACCTGTTTGTTGAAAGCATCACTCAGCACATTCGAATAATGAAGTTTAGCTTCTCTTCTTGATGGTCCTGTTATGTTCCAGCTATGTCAACTCTTAATTCAGCAGGATGTTTGCTCTTTATCTACAGCCTTCAGATGCCATTTTCCTCACACTGATGCATGAAATCAAAGTGTATCCATTTCCTGGAGTGTCTGAGAAGCACATTAGCATTGCAGCTCAGCTGGATCCTTGGCTGACTGAGTTTGATTTACTTTCAGAATCCACGTGGGTTTGTTTCTTACTAGACCATGCTGCTGAAATCTTTGTAGTAACTAGCTGTGGACAGAAAAGGTAAAACATTGACAACACTAAATTGTGAGGAGCTGTTGTGTCCCTCAAAGGCAGAGCGGCATAGATAAATCAGAGGGCTGGCCAATCACCAGCCATACGAAGGgcaagtgctggattctgcacctgaaATGGGGCAGCTCTGGATGTACACACAGACTGGGGAACAAGACACTGGAGAGCATCcctgcagaaagggacctgTGGATTGTGATGGATGACAAGTTGAAGGTGGGTTTCGTTGTAGCCTGTCAGGCAGGAGGGCAGGCTGTGTCCTGGGGCACACCACTTACTGTGTTA
This sequence is a window from Vidua chalybeata isolate OUT-0048 chromosome 2, bVidCha1 merged haplotype, whole genome shotgun sequence. Protein-coding genes within it:
- the AKAP17A gene encoding A-kinase anchor protein 17A isoform X1, which codes for MAAATIVHDTSEAVELCAPCGLYLKPITKMTISVALPQLKQPGKSISNWEVMERLKGMVQTHQFSTLRISKSTMDFIRFEGEVENKSLVKSFLACLDGKTIKLSGFSDILKVRAAEYKIDFPTRHDWDSFFRDAKDMNETLPGERPDTIHLEGLPCKWFAAKETGSEKPSEEVLIKVFQKFGEIRNVDIPMLDPYREEMTGRNFHTFSFGGHLNFEAYVQYREYAGFIEAMNALRGMKLMYKGDDGKAVACNIKVSFDSTKHLSDASIKKRQLERQKLQELEKQREEQKRKEKEAEEKQKEEERKQRELEEYERERKREEKLRKREQKQKDREVRRSKKQLEKLQAEEQRKLQEKIRLEERRLLLAQRNLQSIRLIAELLSRAKTVKLLEQEQNEEKICLQQLEERRRLQEAELKRVEEEKERALGLQRKEKELREKLLNNLLSKKMDAVNQNKEETKAPQTDVLKNPSAVPHTVSSSCITSTSGQAVTGKLAPGSQIEVASPESVNTQCKYLNGNIHDKVHIKEGQNLPTTDSERCSDKRGSGVLSCDPADNQDQKSLSSYDQNTCKKDLPCEQDKRGTEPRRRKSHSCSSINSDESKGRRESSRHRRDVSYRDEKHRKDRRYYRHSSRSYSPRRSRSPRRRSSSPRRSRYRRTRSRERRRDRRERSRSRRSVSRRRRHRR
- the AKAP17A gene encoding A-kinase anchor protein 17A isoform X2 — translated: MTISVALPQLKQPGKSISNWEVMERLKGMVQTHQFSTLRISKSTMDFIRFEGEVENKSLVKSFLACLDGKTIKLSGFSDILKVRAAEYKIDFPTRHDWDSFFRDAKDMNETLPGERPDTIHLEGLPCKWFAAKETGSEKPSEEVLIKVFQKFGEIRNVDIPMLDPYREEMTGRNFHTFSFGGHLNFEAYVQYREYAGFIEAMNALRGMKLMYKGDDGKAVACNIKVSFDSTKHLSDASIKKRQLERQKLQELEKQREEQKRKEKEAEEKQKEEERKQRELEEYERERKREEKLRKREQKQKDREVRRSKKQLEKLQAEEQRKLQEKIRLEERRLLLAQRNLQSIRLIAELLSRAKTVKLLEQEQNEEKICLQQLEERRRLQEAELKRVEEEKERALGLQRKEKELREKLLNNLLSKKMDAVNQNKEETKAPQTDVLKNPSAVPHTVSSSCITSTSGQAVTGKLAPGSQIEVASPESVNTQCKYLNGNIHDKVHIKEGQNLPTTDSERCSDKRGSGVLSCDPADNQDQKSLSSYDQNTCKKDLPCEQDKRGTEPRRRKSHSCSSINSDESKGRRESSRHRRDVSYRDEKHRKDRRYYRHSSRSYSPRRSRSPRRRSSSPRRSRYRRTRSRERRRDRRERSRSRRSVSRRRRHRR